From the Bacteroidales bacterium genome, the window TTACTATTGGACCTATAGCACGTGCTAATTCTCCGGCAACCATATAAAAACTCATTCCCAAACCGGTTTTATCACCGGCAACTTTCCGAATTAAAACTGGTCCCGGAACGTGAAAAAAAGCAGCACTAACACCCATAATAAAAAGCAAAGCTGCCAACTGATAGAAACTGGAAACCAAGCCTATCATGCTCATACTAATTGCCGTTATTGCAGGCGTTAATATGATAAAATACCGTAATTCTTTTTTATCGACAAGTAAACCAATAAATGGATTAAAAAGAGATGCCGAACGCTGTATTACCGCTAATATCCCGACTAAAAAATAATTAATACTTAACTTTTCTATCAACAATGGTATTAATGGAGCTAAAAACGAAGAATATATATCGTGTAATAAGTGTGCTGCTGAAATATCAACGACTTTAGAAAAATGGAATTTTGTAGTTTTCAATGGTTTAAGTTTTTCGCTGCAATTTTACGATTTTTTAATATAACAAAAGTGTATCTGATAAAATTTACAACAATCTATTTTTCACTAACTTTGTCCTTTTCTAAACATTAACGTCATGAATATCTCGGTTGAAATAAGCTATTATCCTTTGCAAGAAGAATATGTTCCTGCTATATTGGAATTTATTGATCGCTTAAAAAGCTATACCAAATTACAAATAAAAAATACAGGGATTAGTACTCAAATTTTTGGTGAATACAAAAATGTGATGAACGCATTAACTGTTGAAATAGAAAAATCTTTCAATATACCTCAATCGGTATTTATTTTAAAGATTATTAATTCCGACCTTCAAATCCACTCTAAAAACAATTAAAATTGGCAGAAATAATAGAATTTTTAACCGAGCCTTATCAAAACGCAACAACATTCAATATTATTCTCGAATTTTTGGCTGCCCTTTTTGGTATAATAAGCGTATTTTACGCTCGTAAAGAAAATATACTTGTTTATCCAACGGGCATTATCAGTACCGTGATTTATGTTTACTTGCTCTCGCAATGGACTCTGTACGGCGACCTGATTATTAATATTTATTATACTCTGATGAGCATTTACGGATGGTATATGTGGAGCAAAGTAATCGACGACAAACAAAGTCATATTGCCATTAGCAGAACCAATACAAAAGATAAACTAAAGGCAACGGGTATATTTATTTTTACATCGGCATTTGTAATAACCGTATATCGCCATTATGATGTAATGCCTTCGGATTTAGGATTTTCCGAAAGCGTTAATTACGCATTAACTCAGTTAGGATCGGGCGATATAGAAAATTTCCGAACAGCCACTCCTTTTCTCGATACTTTTACTACCGGCATTTTCTTTGCCGCTATGTGGCTAATGGCTAATAAAAAAATTGAGAATTGGACATTATGGATTGCAGGGAATATTGTTTCCATTCCTCTCTATTTAGTAAAAGGATACGGATTCACCGCAATACAATACCTTGTCTTTTTAGTATTAGCAATTATGGCTTATTTCAGCTGGAGGCAAAAAATAAATAACAAAAACACGGTTTAATATATGCTTAAGAAAATAGCAATTTTAGGTCCTGAATCTACAGGTAAAAGTCAATTAACAGAAGAATTAGCTGCCTTTTACAATACTATTTACGCCCCTGAATTTGCACGCAATTATATTGCCGGATTAGGACGCCCATACAACAAAAACGACCTTCTTTATATTGCCAAAAAGCAAGTCGAAAGTATTAAGTTAACATCTGTAAAAGCTAATGACTATTTGTTTTCAGATACTGAATTAATTGTCATTAAAATTTGGAGCAAATTCAAATACAAAACAGTTCATCCTTGGATAGAAAATGAAATAAAAAAGCAAAATTTTGATTTGTATTTATTGACAGATATTGATTTAGAATGGGAATTTGATCCTTTACGAGAGCATCCAAACCAACGGGAAAGTCTGTTAAAGCTCTATGAAAAAGAACTTCTCAAACAAAAACTACCTTTTGTAAAAATTAGCGGTCAGGGCAAGATGCGCACACTAAACGCCATTAAAGCAATTGATGATTTCTTTAAATAAAAATTAAGGATTTACAATAGTCAACTCTTCTTTGCGAAACTTTGTGCTTCTTTGAGTATCTCTGCGCAATAGCTATTTCACAAAGCAACACAGAGAATACACAGAGCGTCACAGAGTAAGGGCTTAGAATTCGTATTTTTTATACTGATTGCTAACCTTTAGCAAAGGATTTCTTACTTTTGCAAAAAAACACGATCATGGCTATTACGGAAAATCTATCCAAAATAAAAAGCGAACTCCCATCAAATGTTAAACTGATAGCCGTTTCTAAAACCAAGCCAGAAACAGATATTATTGAAGCATATAACACCGGACATAAAATATTTGGCGAAAATAAAGTTCAAGAATTAGTTGATAAATACCAACATTTACCAAAAGACATTGAATGGCATTTTATAGGACATTTACAAACCAACAAAGTTAAATATATAGCTCCTTTTGTAAACTTAATTCACGCCGTAGATAGTTTAAAACTTCTAAAAGAAATTAATAAGCAAGCGATAAAAAATAATCGTATAATCGACTGCTTATTGCAGTTTCATATAGCTGATGAGGAGGCAAAGTTTGGTTTTTTAAAAAACGAAGTCATTAATTTATTACAAAGTGATGATTTTCAAAAATTAACAAATATCCGTATCCTTGGAGTTATGGGAATGGCAACCTATACCGATGATGAAAATCAAATTCATAGTGAGTTTGCAAAACTCAAAAGTTACTTTGAAGAAATAAAAGAAAAATACATAACACAAAACTATTTTTCTGAAATTTCTATGGGCATGTCTGCCGATTACAATATTGCTATTGAAGAGGGAAGTACTATGATCAGGTTAGGAAGTTCAATATTTGGTATTCGATCTTATTCCGGACTTAAAATGTAGCTCTATTCTTCATCAAATCAATATTTTAAAAACTGTACTTTTTATATCCTAAAACATTAAAAAAAACATATACAGTTTTGCCAATGTATATTGATAAACAAGGTTTTTAAATCCTTTTATCTTGTTCAAGCTAATACTATTTTTTAAGTAAAAGAATACCATTTTTGAATAATTTAAGTATATTTGTATCTAATTTGCTAGGATTGTACTCTAAAAATCACATAAAACTTGAAAAAGTATGCTATTTTTACTACATTTACTGGTTTAAATAAAATTGCAATTACATGTTTTTGCTTTAAATAAAAACATAAAAAGATGAAAAAATATTACCTTTTAATTTTAACGCTATTCCTAACTCAAGGAGCTTTGTTTGCGTACGAAGACGGGGACTATAGAACCATAGAAACCAGTGATTCTTATATTTTTTGGGGAAACTCAGACAATTGGGAAGTTTATGATTTAGCAAGTGACACATGGACAACAGCGACCGATGCTCCCGGAAAAGGAGGCAGCGATATAACAACTGACGTATATATAACCGAGCTTGTTATAATGTTAAATGAAGAAATAACAGTTGCTACCGGAGGTCGAATAATTATAAGCGATATTGGTGATGATAATTATTTTCTTTACCTTGGCTATAATGACGATTACACCAGCACCCTCTATGTTTATGGAGAAGTAGTTATTGAAAGTGGTGATACTCAGCTAAATATTCAAGAAACATCAAAAGTGTATATTAAAGCTGGCGGAAAGGTTACAGACCAATCTACCGGAGGAAATATCGTAAACGGAAATACAACGGGAGGGATCATTATTCAATCCAGCTCCAGTGCCGGACAAGAAAGCGGATCTCTAATTACTCCTACTACAAATCTAACAGGAGTATATTATCAATATATCTCCGCTGGTCAATGGCATCTTATTTCAATCCCCGTTGATAACTCCACAGTTAACGATTTTTGGATAAACTCTAACGATGCATATATGAGAGCTTATGACTTTGGTTGGGGTAATTATATCACTGATGTCAACACTTCCCTTACTGTTGGAGAAGGGTATGAGGTATGGGAAACAGTAGGAACAACTGTCTCGACTTCAGGAGATTTTAACACAGGTTCACAAACACTTACCGTAACAAGTGGAGGTTCCGGCGATGATACCGGATGGAATTCAGTTGGAAACCCTTTCCCATGCGGTCTTGATTGGAATAAAATTGGTAACAATAGTAATGTTGAAGGCTCCACTTTTTATTTATGGAACGGCACTGCTTGGGATAGCTCTGATGGAACTACAGGCGATGCAAATCCAATTATACCACCATTTCAAGGATTCTTTGTTAAATACTTATCTGGTGATCTTACGGTAAATGATGGTGACAAAGTTCATCCTGGTTCAGGTAATGACTTAAACAAATCAGTCAGTATTACTTATACAAATCATATTAATTTGGAAGCAAGTCTGAACGGACAAAAATCAAACACTTTCTGTTACCAACGAGATGAGGCTACTAATGGAAATGACATGGAATTCGACGCTCCAATGTTATTTGG encodes:
- a CDS encoding nicotinamide mononucleotide transporter; its protein translation is MAEIIEFLTEPYQNATTFNIILEFLAALFGIISVFYARKENILVYPTGIISTVIYVYLLSQWTLYGDLIINIYYTLMSIYGWYMWSKVIDDKQSHIAISRTNTKDKLKATGIFIFTSAFVITVYRHYDVMPSDLGFSESVNYALTQLGSGDIENFRTATPFLDTFTTGIFFAAMWLMANKKIENWTLWIAGNIVSIPLYLVKGYGFTAIQYLVFLVLAIMAYFSWRQKINNKNTV
- a CDS encoding ATP-binding protein, which produces MLKKIAILGPESTGKSQLTEELAAFYNTIYAPEFARNYIAGLGRPYNKNDLLYIAKKQVESIKLTSVKANDYLFSDTELIVIKIWSKFKYKTVHPWIENEIKKQNFDLYLLTDIDLEWEFDPLREHPNQRESLLKLYEKELLKQKLPFVKISGQGKMRTLNAIKAIDDFFK
- a CDS encoding YggS family pyridoxal phosphate-dependent enzyme, whose translation is MAITENLSKIKSELPSNVKLIAVSKTKPETDIIEAYNTGHKIFGENKVQELVDKYQHLPKDIEWHFIGHLQTNKVKYIAPFVNLIHAVDSLKLLKEINKQAIKNNRIIDCLLQFHIADEEAKFGFLKNEVINLLQSDDFQKLTNIRILGVMGMATYTDDENQIHSEFAKLKSYFEEIKEKYITQNYFSEISMGMSADYNIAIEEGSTMIRLGSSIFGIRSYSGLKM